In Ananas comosus cultivar F153 unplaced genomic scaffold, ASM154086v1, whole genome shotgun sequence, a single genomic region encodes these proteins:
- the LOC109704136 gene encoding uncharacterized protein LOC109704136, with the protein MQHFMEGHAKSGPISRLPLITISDSSHLLRDVPVCLPFHLELNFFNKENRVLHYPLRAFYLDGFNLMAYNLSSGADNLYKKLYSTIPGNVECLPKNMLYSSKQHLFLVVFELSAPNGVVHEVVLYWEQTDLQSVNSRGSSVKGRDAAFLGPNENHYAILEEDKSGLILYTLSLPEMASKEVTEKSGALDENTFAHKRSGSSYGRLQFVFESEVDRIFSTPLESTILYAIRGNHIGMAKLLQGYRLSTDDGQFISTKTEGKKFIKLKPNETVLQVLVFITYSSVHSDSAFTYGIGGWKQISSMSYL; encoded by the exons ATGCAGCATTTCATGGAGGGTCATGCCAAAAGTGGTCCAATATCTCGGTTGCCTCTCATTACCATCTCAGATTCTAGCCATCTTCTGCGAGATGTCCCTGTTTGTCTG CCTTTTCATTTGGAGCTGAATTTCTTTAATAAGGAGAACCGTGTCCTTCATTATCCTCTTAGAGCATTTTATTTGGATGGCTTCAACCTGATGGCATATAATTTATCTTCAGGAGCAGATAATCTTTACAAGAAACTTTACTCAACG ATTCCAGGAAATGTTGAATGCCTTCCTAAGAACATGCTTTACAGTTCAAAGCAGCACTTGTTTTTAGTTGTTTTTGAACTAAGTGCTCCAAACGGTGTTGTGCATGAAGTTGTTCTTTATTGGGAACAAACAGATCTACAATCAGTTAACAGTAGAGGAAGCTCAGTGAAAG GGCGAGATGCAGCATTTTTGGGTCCTAATGAGAACCATTATGCTATTCTTGAGGAAGATAAAAGTGGCCTTATTCTTTATACTTTATCTCTACCTGAGATGGCATCTAAGGAAGTTACTGAAAAAAGTGGAGCCCTTGATGAGAACACATTTGCTCACAAAAGATCTGGATCAAGCTATGGTCGTCTTCAGTTTGTTTTTGAATCAGAAGTAGACCGCATATTTTCTACTCCATTAG AATCGACCATTTTATATGCTATACGTGGAAATCACATTGGGATGGCCAAACTTCTTCAGGGATATCGTCTATCAACTGATGATGGGCAGTTTATTTCAACAAAAACTGAGGGGAAAAAGTTTATCAAGTTGAAGCCAAATGAGACTGTTCTTCAGGTACTTGTTTTTATTACTTACTCTTCTGTGCATTCAGATTCTGCATTTACTTATGGGATTGGGGGGTGGAAACAGATTAGTTCAATGTCGTACCTCTAA